Proteins found in one Oreochromis niloticus isolate F11D_XX linkage group LG22, O_niloticus_UMD_NMBU, whole genome shotgun sequence genomic segment:
- the gja4 gene encoding gap junction alpha-4 protein: MSRADWSFLEHLLEEGQEYSTAIGRVWLTVLFLFRMLVLGTAAESAWDDEQADFVCNTLQPGCTAVCYDKAFPISHFRYFVLQVIFVSTPTIFYFGYVAIRAGKERRQDEEKQAEEGSAGGRKNGEVHTERGDITKKEEPGKEKSGVKGRRLEKSPEVPKLKGRLLGAYAFSILLKVLLEVGFIVGLWFLYDGFFIAPKFECKKYPCPHTVDCFVSRPTEKTIFTIYTQVIAAISLLLNLIELLHLLQLAIAYRLEKRSAQQQDYLPRPEREPVRQKTPELQTEASQAYKVGSHIELPVQSEAARCPNSCESYGDMPIEVNWGTGDAGNDALPSYVNCMGAMRKTHSPRVHYKKHAHHTGKTTKGAHKGHSKQKHYV; encoded by the coding sequence ATGTCCAGAGCTGACTGGTCCTTCCTGGAGCACCTGCTGGAGGAGGGCCAGGAGTATTCAACAGCTATTGGCCGGGTCTGGCTTACCGTACTCTTTCTGTTTCGCATGCTGGTACTGGGAACTGCTGCTGAGTCTGCCTGGGATGACGAGCAAGCAGACTTTGTCTGCAATACCCTCCAGCCTGGCTGCACTGCTGTTTGCTACGATAAAGCCTTCCCTATATCCCACTTCCGCTACTTTGTCCTTCAGGTCATCTTCGTCTCCACGCCGACCATCTTTTACTTCGGATATGTGGCTATAAGGGCTGGGAAGGAGAGGAGACAAGATGAAGAGAAGCAGGCTGAAGAAGGAAGTGCTGGTGGAAGAAAAAATGGGGAAGTTCACACAGAAAGAGGCgatattacaaaaaaagaagagccGGGGAAAGAAAAGAGTGGTGTGAAAGGCAGAAGGCTAGAGAAGTCTCCCGAGGTGCCCAAACTGAAAGGCAGGCTGCTGGGAGCATACGCATTCAGCATCCTATTGAAAGTCCTCTTAGAGGTTGGCTTTATTGTTGGGCTTTGGTTCCTTTACGATGGCTTCTTCATTGCACCAAAGTTTGAGTGTAAAAAGTACCCTTGTCCCCACACGGTGGACTGCTTTGTGTCTCGACCCACAGAAAAGACTATTTTCACCATCTATACTCAGGTGATTGCCGCCATCTCCCTGTTACTAAACCTCATCGAGCTCCTCCATCTGCTCCAGCTCGCCATCGCCTACCGCCTGGAGAAACGCTCTGCCCAGCAACAGGACTACCTACCTCGGCCCGAGCGGGAACCGGTGCGACAAAAGACTCCAGAACTCCAAACGGAGGCATCACAGGCTTATAAAGTAGGGAGCCATATCGAGCTCCCCGTGCAGAGTGAGGCTGCACGCTGTCCAAACTCCTGTGAGAGCTACGGGGACATGCCCATAGAGGTGAACTGGGGAACTGGAGATGCTGGGAACGATGCGCTTCCCAGTTATGTGAACTGTATGGGTGCTATGAGGAAGACACATTCCCCTAGAGTTCATTATAAGAAACATGCACACCACACAGGAAAAACTACTAAGGGTGCTCATAAGGGACACTCAAAACAAAAGCATTATGTATGA